From the genome of Pseudomonas sp. Teo4, one region includes:
- a CDS encoding OmpH family outer membrane protein — MRKLTQLAVLAAALVATPAFAEMKVAVLNYQMALLESDAAKKYAVDAEKKFGPQLTKLKSLESSAKGIQDRLIKGGDKMQQQERERLELEFKQKARDFQFQSKELNEAKAVADRDMLKQLKPKLDGAVEEVIKKGGYDLVLERGAVIDVKPQYDITRQVIERMNQAR, encoded by the coding sequence GTGCGTAAGTTGACTCAACTGGCCGTATTGGCCGCGGCGCTGGTCGCCACCCCGGCTTTCGCCGAAATGAAGGTTGCCGTGCTGAACTATCAGATGGCCCTGCTCGAATCCGATGCCGCCAAGAAGTACGCGGTCGATGCCGAGAAGAAGTTCGGCCCGCAGCTGACCAAGCTCAAGTCCCTGGAAAGCAGCGCCAAAGGCATCCAGGACCGTCTGATCAAGGGCGGCGACAAGATGCAGCAGCAGGAGCGTGAGCGCCTGGAGCTCGAATTCAAGCAAAAAGCCCGTGACTTCCAGTTCCAGTCCAAGGAACTGAACGAAGCCAAGGCCGTTGCTGACCGCGACATGCTCAAGCAGCTCAAGCCGAAGCTGGACGGTGCCGTCGAGGAAGTGATCAAGAAGGGCGGCTACGACCTGGTTCTGGAGCGTGGCGCGGTCATCGATGTCAAACCTCAGTACGACATCACCCGCCAAGTCATCGAGCGTATGAACCAAGCCCGTTGA